Proteins co-encoded in one Actinobacillus succinogenes 130Z genomic window:
- the rpsG gene encoding 30S ribosomal protein S7, whose amino-acid sequence MPRRRRIEPRKILPDPKFGSELLAKFINVLMVDGKKSIAESIVYNALETLAQRTGKDALESFEIALENVRPTVEVKSRRVGGSTYQVPVEVRPTRRNALGMRWIVEAARKRGDKSMALRLANELSDAVDNKGAAVKKREDVHRMAEANKAFAHFRW is encoded by the coding sequence ATGCCACGTCGTCGTCGTATTGAACCTCGCAAAATTCTTCCAGATCCGAAATTCGGTTCAGAATTACTTGCAAAATTTATTAATGTTTTAATGGTAGATGGTAAAAAATCTATCGCCGAATCAATCGTTTATAACGCATTAGAAACTTTAGCTCAGCGTACAGGTAAAGATGCTTTAGAATCGTTTGAAATTGCCTTAGAGAATGTTCGCCCAACAGTTGAGGTTAAATCCCGCCGTGTTGGTGGTTCTACATACCAAGTGCCTGTTGAAGTGCGTCCGACTCGCCGTAATGCGTTAGGTATGCGTTGGATTGTTGAAGCTGCACGTAAACGTGGTGATAAATCAATGGCTTTACGTTTAGCAAATGAATTATCTGATGCAGTTGACAATAAAGGCGCAGCTGTTAAAAAACGTGAAGATGTTCATCGTATGGCAGAAGCGAACAAAGCATTCGCTCACTTCCGTTGGTAA
- the rpsL gene encoding 30S ribosomal protein S12 — MATINQLVRKPRVKKVVKSNVPALEACPQKRGVCTRVYTTTPKKPNSALRKVCRIRLTNGYEVTSYIGGEGHNLQEHSVVLIRGGRVKDLPGVRYHTVRGALDCAGVKDRKQARSKYGVKRPKA, encoded by the coding sequence ATGGCAACTATCAACCAATTAGTACGCAAACCGCGTGTGAAAAAGGTTGTAAAAAGCAACGTTCCTGCATTAGAGGCTTGTCCGCAGAAACGTGGCGTGTGTACTCGTGTATACACTACTACACCTAAAAAACCGAACTCTGCATTACGTAAAGTATGTCGTATTCGTTTAACAAATGGTTACGAAGTAACTTCTTATATTGGCGGCGAGGGGCACAACCTTCAAGAACACAGCGTTGTTCTTATCCGTGGTGGTCGTGTTAAAGATTTACCAGGTGTGCGTTATCACACTGTGCGTGGAGCGCTTGACTGTGCAGGCGTTAAAGACCGTAAACAAGCACGTTCTAAATATGGCGTTAAACGCCCTAAAGCTTAA
- a CDS encoding TfoX/Sxy family DNA transformation protein: MKQQVENKQAENTAVILELLRRLLNSNVISKPLFIGHGIFYDGTMFAIYQKQELYLKADGDLANELLAYGSYPWAYIPRSNMKTGPKYYHISDSIQNDEILYKRLVKLSIKQAKDQKRDIKLIKESSIKYLSNLTVKHERMLAKIGIFTVSEFREKGAIGAYVELIKSGMLLSINVLWKFVCALQNRNVLLLTDKEKEEIGVKLNEALTKEGLRAIKIN, from the coding sequence ATGAAACAACAAGTAGAAAACAAACAAGCAGAAAACACAGCTGTAATTCTCGAATTGCTACGTCGTTTATTAAATAGTAACGTGATTTCAAAACCTTTATTTATTGGACACGGAATTTTTTATGATGGAACGATGTTTGCAATTTATCAAAAACAAGAGTTGTATCTGAAAGCTGACGGTGATTTAGCTAATGAGTTATTAGCCTATGGTTCTTATCCGTGGGCATATATCCCAAGAAGTAATATGAAGACTGGTCCAAAATATTATCATATATCGGATAGTATCCAAAATGATGAGATTCTCTATAAGAGACTTGTCAAATTGTCTATTAAACAAGCTAAAGACCAAAAAAGAGATATTAAATTAATTAAAGAATCATCTATTAAATATTTATCGAATTTAACAGTAAAGCACGAACGAATGTTGGCTAAAATAGGCATATTTACAGTAAGTGAGTTTCGTGAAAAAGGAGCTATAGGAGCTTATGTCGAATTAATTAAATCAGGGATGTTACTTTCTATTAATGTGTTATGGAAATTTGTTTGTGCATTACAAAATCGCAATGTTCTGTTGTTAACGGATAAAGAAAAAGAAGAGATTGGCGTAAAACTTAATGAGGCGCTTACTAAAGAAGGATTAAGAGCAATAAAAATTAATTGA